One genomic window of Tatumella citrea includes the following:
- the apt gene encoding adenine phosphoribosyltransferase: MSVTEQQLESIKNSIKSVPDYPKPGILFRDVTGLLEDVKAYSATIEVLVERYRGKGITKVVGTEARGFLFGAPVALGLGVGFVPVRKPGKLPRETYREEFSLEYGTDVLEMHTDAVKPGDVVLVVDDLLATGGTIEATVKLIRRAGAEVHDAAFVINLFDLEGESRLRALGIDCFSVVNFPGH, from the coding sequence ATGAGCGTAACTGAGCAACAGCTTGAATCCATTAAAAATAGCATTAAAAGTGTTCCGGACTATCCAAAACCCGGGATCCTTTTCCGTGATGTTACCGGACTGCTGGAAGATGTAAAAGCGTATTCAGCGACCATTGAAGTGCTGGTTGAACGTTATCGTGGCAAGGGCATTACCAAAGTTGTCGGGACCGAAGCTCGCGGGTTTTTATTTGGCGCACCGGTGGCGCTGGGGCTGGGTGTGGGTTTTGTTCCTGTGCGTAAACCAGGCAAGCTGCCGCGTGAAACTTACCGTGAAGAATTTTCTCTTGAGTACGGTACCGATGTGCTGGAAATGCATACCGATGCGGTAAAACCTGGCGATGTAGTGCTGGTGGTGGATGACCTGTTGGCCACTGGTGGTACCATTGAAGCGACGGTTAAACTGATTCGTCGCGCCGGTGCCGAAGTGCATGATGCTGCCTTTGTGATCAACCTTTTTGATCTGGAAGGTGAGTCCCGTCTGCGGGCGTTAGGTATTGACTGTTTCAGTGTGGTTAACTTCCCGGGCCACTGA
- the rsmS gene encoding pleiotropic regulatory protein RsmS — protein sequence MSLESAPEEVKLAVDLIMLLEENQIPARLVLKALEIVRQDYIAKRDIEEKGMTPGT from the coding sequence ATGTCGCTGGAATCTGCACCTGAAGAGGTTAAACTTGCTGTTGATTTAATTATGCTTTTAGAAGAGAACCAGATACCAGCCCGGCTGGTACTAAAAGCGCTGGAAATTGTCCGACAGGATTACATTGCCAAGCGAGATATAGAAGAAAAAGGAATGACACCAGGTACCTGA
- the acrR gene encoding multidrug efflux transporter transcriptional repressor AcrR produces MARKTKEQALETRNQIIEAAIHCFSTNGVSSTSLSDIATRAGVTRGAIYWHFKNKIDILNEIWLQCDAHLDELEQEYQIQYPDDPLAQMKALLVTLLQSTVTDRSRRALMEIIFHKCEFVGEMETFQKIQQSLLLECYPKIEASLHNCICQGQLPPNLNTRQAAILMRSYISGLMENWLFTPASFNLEKEAPDLVEAFIDMLRLSPALQK; encoded by the coding sequence ATGGCACGAAAAACTAAAGAGCAGGCACTGGAGACGCGAAATCAGATTATTGAAGCCGCGATCCACTGCTTTTCCACCAACGGAGTTTCTTCCACTTCGTTGTCAGATATTGCAACCCGGGCTGGCGTTACACGTGGAGCGATTTACTGGCACTTCAAAAATAAAATCGACATTCTTAATGAGATCTGGCTGCAATGCGATGCGCATCTGGATGAACTGGAACAGGAATATCAGATTCAGTATCCGGATGACCCGCTGGCTCAGATGAAAGCACTGCTCGTTACATTGTTGCAATCGACTGTGACAGACCGCTCACGTCGTGCACTGATGGAAATTATATTCCATAAATGTGAGTTTGTCGGAGAAATGGAAACATTTCAAAAAATTCAGCAAAGCCTCTTGCTGGAATGCTATCCAAAAATTGAAGCTTCTTTACATAATTGCATATGCCAAGGGCAGCTTCCCCCTAATCTCAACACCCGCCAGGCTGCCATATTAATGCGCAGTTATATCAGCGGTTTGATGGAAAACTGGTTGTTTACTCCGGCAAGCTTCAACTTAGAAAAGGAAGCACCCGATTTAGTTGAAGCTTTTATTGATATGCTTCGCCTGAGTCCGGCACTGCAAAAATAA
- the priC gene encoding primosomal replication protein PriC — MNKQKVIRQFTALTDHLRRQTEQAGNPVCREKRFDPQLFMDNGNRLQDYLQQVNASLEKLSGISSAESPEFQWLSQRLLDQCQAMQRELNTLDSRRAVLPTVADYWLNKYQEQRGYESRLCEMISQHEQQLNNAETLQQQQLIANKLDLLEQRLARCRAALQESYWQTSVRTPQEN, encoded by the coding sequence ATGAATAAACAAAAAGTCATTCGCCAGTTTACGGCATTAACAGACCATTTGCGCCGGCAAACGGAACAGGCTGGCAACCCCGTATGCCGGGAAAAACGCTTTGACCCACAGTTATTTATGGATAATGGCAACCGGCTTCAGGATTATCTTCAACAAGTGAATGCCAGCCTGGAAAAGCTGTCAGGGATTAGCTCTGCTGAATCACCTGAATTTCAATGGCTGTCACAACGGTTACTTGATCAATGCCAGGCCATGCAACGGGAACTGAATACTTTAGACAGCAGACGTGCCGTGTTACCTACGGTGGCAGACTACTGGCTAAACAAGTATCAGGAGCAACGGGGTTATGAATCCAGATTGTGCGAGATGATTTCTCAGCACGAGCAACAATTAAATAACGCAGAGACTTTACAGCAACAGCAACTGATCGCCAACAAACTGGATCTGCTGGAGCAAAGACTGGCGCGCTGCCGGGCCGCTTTGCAGGAAAGTTACTGGCAGACCTCTGTGCGAACACCGCAAGAGAATTAG
- a CDS encoding efflux RND transporter permease subunit, whose amino-acid sequence MAKFFIDRPIFAWVLAIIVMLAGALSILNLPIEQYPAVAPPAVQIQATYPGADAKTLQDSVTQVIEQNMNGIDGLLYMSSSSDSSGTLQLTLTFAAGTNADIAQVQVQNKLQLATPLLPQEVQQQGISVKKSSSSFLMVAGFVSDDGSMDQNDIADYVASNIKDPISRTLGVGDTQLFGAQYAMRIWMDPAKLNNYQLTPVDVISAITAQNAQVAAGQLGGSPPAPGQQLNASIIAQTRLTSPDEFKKILLKVNPDGSQVTLGDVADVALGGENYEVIARYNGKPAAGLGIKLATGANALDTAAAVKAELAKLQPFFPHGLRVVYPYDTTPFVKISIFEVVKTLFEAIVLVFLVMYLFLQNFRATLIPTIAVPVVLLGTFAILNAFGYSINTLTMFGLILAIGLLVDDAIVVVENVERVMVEENLPPKEATKRSMEQIQGALVGIALVLSAVFIPMAFFGGSTGVIYRQFSITIVSAMALSVLVALILTPALCSTILKPIKPGDHGKEKGFFGWFNRIFDKSTNHYVNSVSHIIRRTGRYLVIYLVIVVGMVWLFAKLPTSFLPDEDQGLLLAQAQLPAGATQQRTQKVMDQITNYFLTKEKDNVQSVFTVNGFGFSGRGQNTGIAFVSLKPWDERSGSNNKVPAIAGRAMAALSQIKDAFVIPFNLPAIIELGNATGFDFELIDQGNLGHEKLLEARNQLLGMAAQHPDVLVGVRPNGMEDTPQYKLIIDQEKANALGVSISDINTTIGASWGGSYVNDFIDRGRVKKVYVMGKAVDRMLPSDIDKWYVRNSSGTMVPFSAFSSAKWQYGSPRLERYNGLPSMEILGQPAPGKSSGEAMALMEQLASKLPAGVGYEWTGMSYQERMSGNQAPALYAISLIVVFLCLAALYESWSIPFSVMLVVPLGIIGALLFTTLRGLSNDVYFVVGLLTTIGLSAKNAILIVEFAKDLMDKEGKGLVESTLEAVRMRLRPILMTSLAFILGVLPLAISTGAGSGSQNAVGTGVIGGMVTATCLAIFLVPVFFVVVRRRFGKTKAVDENTTHIEHK is encoded by the coding sequence ATGGCTAAGTTCTTTATCGATCGCCCGATTTTTGCATGGGTACTCGCCATCATTGTGATGCTGGCGGGAGCATTGTCGATTCTGAACCTCCCGATTGAGCAATACCCTGCGGTTGCTCCTCCGGCGGTGCAGATTCAGGCAACCTATCCGGGCGCTGATGCAAAAACGCTTCAGGATTCCGTCACCCAGGTCATAGAACAAAATATGAACGGGATTGATGGTTTACTGTATATGTCTTCCAGCAGTGACTCTTCAGGGACACTGCAGTTAACACTGACCTTTGCGGCCGGAACCAACGCTGATATCGCGCAGGTTCAGGTGCAAAACAAACTACAACTGGCAACACCATTACTGCCTCAGGAAGTACAGCAACAGGGGATCAGTGTTAAAAAATCCTCCAGCAGCTTCCTGATGGTGGCGGGTTTTGTCAGTGATGATGGCAGCATGGACCAGAATGATATTGCTGACTATGTGGCTTCGAATATCAAAGATCCTATCAGTCGTACCCTGGGGGTAGGTGATACTCAGCTGTTCGGTGCCCAGTACGCTATGCGTATCTGGATGGACCCGGCAAAACTGAATAATTACCAGCTCACCCCGGTCGATGTTATTTCTGCCATTACTGCCCAGAACGCCCAGGTGGCTGCCGGTCAGTTAGGGGGTTCACCTCCGGCACCAGGCCAGCAGTTGAATGCATCTATCATTGCTCAGACGCGTCTGACTTCTCCGGATGAGTTTAAGAAAATCCTGCTAAAAGTGAACCCTGACGGTTCTCAGGTGACTCTGGGTGATGTTGCTGATGTGGCGCTGGGCGGCGAAAACTATGAAGTTATTGCTCGTTATAACGGAAAACCTGCCGCGGGTCTGGGGATCAAGCTGGCTACCGGGGCAAATGCCCTGGATACCGCTGCAGCAGTAAAAGCGGAGCTGGCTAAACTGCAGCCTTTCTTCCCGCACGGGTTGAGAGTTGTTTACCCGTATGACACCACGCCATTCGTGAAGATTTCTATTTTCGAAGTGGTTAAAACACTGTTCGAAGCGATTGTGCTGGTGTTCCTGGTGATGTATCTGTTCCTGCAGAATTTCCGTGCCACACTGATTCCGACCATTGCGGTGCCGGTAGTGTTGCTGGGAACCTTTGCCATCCTGAACGCTTTTGGTTATTCGATAAACACCCTGACGATGTTCGGGCTGATACTGGCTATCGGTCTACTGGTCGATGATGCCATCGTGGTGGTAGAGAACGTTGAACGTGTCATGGTTGAAGAAAATCTCCCGCCAAAAGAAGCCACTAAACGTTCAATGGAGCAGATTCAGGGGGCACTGGTCGGGATCGCCCTGGTATTGTCTGCGGTATTTATTCCTATGGCCTTCTTTGGCGGGTCTACCGGGGTAATTTATCGTCAGTTCTCTATTACTATCGTTTCGGCGATGGCGCTGTCGGTTCTGGTGGCATTGATTCTGACTCCGGCTCTGTGTTCAACCATTCTGAAACCGATCAAACCAGGTGATCACGGAAAAGAGAAAGGTTTCTTTGGCTGGTTTAACCGGATTTTCGACAAGAGCACAAACCACTACGTAAACAGTGTCAGTCACATTATCCGTCGTACCGGGCGGTATCTGGTGATTTACCTTGTCATCGTAGTCGGAATGGTGTGGCTGTTTGCTAAACTGCCAACCTCATTCTTGCCGGATGAAGACCAGGGACTGTTACTCGCACAGGCACAATTACCTGCCGGAGCGACCCAACAGCGTACCCAGAAGGTTATGGATCAAATCACCAACTACTTCCTGACCAAAGAGAAAGATAACGTTCAGTCTGTGTTTACAGTAAACGGCTTTGGTTTCTCGGGTCGCGGGCAGAACACCGGTATTGCCTTTGTCAGTCTGAAACCGTGGGATGAACGTTCCGGAAGTAATAACAAAGTTCCGGCGATTGCCGGACGGGCTATGGCTGCATTAAGCCAGATTAAAGATGCCTTTGTTATTCCGTTCAACCTTCCGGCAATTATCGAGTTAGGTAATGCTACAGGTTTCGACTTTGAACTGATTGACCAAGGTAACCTGGGCCATGAGAAGTTACTGGAAGCCCGTAATCAGTTGTTAGGTATGGCAGCACAGCATCCTGATGTACTGGTCGGAGTTCGTCCTAACGGCATGGAAGATACCCCTCAGTACAAACTGATCATCGATCAGGAGAAGGCTAACGCACTGGGCGTGTCCATTTCGGATATCAATACCACCATTGGTGCCAGTTGGGGTGGTAGTTACGTCAATGACTTCATCGACCGTGGCCGTGTGAAGAAAGTTTACGTGATGGGTAAAGCCGTCGATCGTATGCTGCCTAGCGACATCGATAAGTGGTATGTCCGTAACAGTAGCGGAACGATGGTTCCATTCTCGGCATTCTCGTCGGCGAAATGGCAGTATGGTTCTCCGCGTCTGGAACGTTATAACGGCTTACCGTCAATGGAGATTCTGGGGCAACCCGCTCCTGGTAAAAGTTCCGGTGAAGCAATGGCGTTAATGGAACAACTGGCGTCTAAACTTCCGGCCGGAGTTGGTTATGAATGGACAGGAATGTCTTATCAGGAACGAATGTCAGGAAACCAGGCACCTGCGCTGTACGCCATTTCACTGATTGTCGTGTTCCTGTGTCTGGCAGCGCTGTATGAGAGCTGGTCAATTCCGTTCTCAGTTATGCTGGTGGTTCCGTTGGGTATTATTGGTGCCCTGCTGTTTACTACCCTGCGCGGACTGAGTAATGACGTTTACTTTGTGGTTGGCCTGTTAACTACTATCGGGCTTTCCGCGAAAAACGCCATACTGATTGTCGAGTTTGCCAAAGACCTGATGGACAAGGAAGGCAAAGGCCTGGTCGAATCTACGCTGGAAGCAGTTCGTATGCGTCTGCGGCCGATTCTGATGACCTCGCTGGCCTTTATCCTTGGGGTACTGCCATTGGCTATCAGTACCGGTGCAGGTTCCGGCTCACAAAATGCCGTAGGTACTGGTGTTATCGGTGGTATGGTGACAGCAACCTGTCTGGCAATATTCCTTGTTCCGGTATTCTTCGTCGTAGTACGTCGTCGGTTCGGCAAGACTAAAGCTGTGGATGAGAACACCACTCATATTGAACACAAATAG
- a CDS encoding YbaB/EbfC family nucleoid-associated protein, with translation MFGKGGLGNLMKQAQQMQDKMAQVQEEIAALEVTGESGAGLVKVTINGAHNCRRVEIDPSLLEDDKEMLEDLVAAAFNDAARRIEETQKEKMASVSAGMQLPPGFKMPF, from the coding sequence ATGTTTGGTAAAGGTGGTCTGGGTAACTTAATGAAGCAAGCCCAGCAAATGCAGGACAAAATGGCTCAGGTTCAGGAAGAGATCGCTGCGCTGGAAGTAACTGGTGAATCCGGTGCCGGTCTGGTTAAAGTTACCATCAATGGTGCTCATAACTGCCGTCGCGTTGAAATCGACCCAAGCCTGCTGGAAGACGACAAAGAGATGCTGGAAGATCTGGTTGCTGCCGCATTTAACGATGCCGCACGTCGCATTGAAGAGACTCAGAAAGAGAAAATGGCTTCAGTTTCTGCAGGTATGCAGTTACCTCCTGGCTTTAAGATGCCATTCTGA
- the dnaX gene encoding DNA polymerase III subunit gamma/tau produces MSYQVLARKWRPQIFADVVGQQHVLTALANGLSLGRLHHAYLFSGTRGVGKTTIARLLAKGLNCEQGITATPCGQCENCREIEQGRFVDLIEIDAASRTKVEDTRDLLDNVQYAPARGRFKVYLIDEVHMLSRHSFNALLKTLEEPPEHVKFLLATTDPQKLPVTILSRCLQFHLKALDVEQISQQLTRILNSENISAEPRALQLLARAADGSLRDGLSLTDQAIAMGQGAVTTETVAGMLGTLDSSQPLALIEALSAGQGESVMTLLQQAAARGVEWEALLVEMLRLLHCVAMLQLLPGSLNEEFITSEQQLRELARKLPPEEVQLYYQTLLMGRKELSLAPDPRMGVEMTLLRALAFHPLAVIETAPSVVPAGVPAAMVQPVAVAPAPAPAAISPAPSEAPSEPPPSITGTTSQLLQARTELLRRGASGTKKTEPAVQTAQPAQNALQRLAAVTERGSKARSAQSDANGQPEKKERYRWKTQLPEAEVVQPVTTPKALRTALEHEKTPELAARLAEEAQQRDPWAAEIAQLNLPKLVQQLALNAWKQQQGSSVCLHLRPAQGHLNSPSARKVLAEVLSAQAGETVELTIEADDNPAVLTPLEWRQAIYEEKLSQARQSMVNDPYIRTLQKLFDADLDEESIRPV; encoded by the coding sequence ATGAGTTATCAGGTTCTTGCGCGAAAGTGGCGGCCTCAGATTTTTGCTGATGTTGTCGGCCAACAGCATGTTTTGACCGCGCTGGCCAATGGTTTGTCATTGGGCAGACTCCATCACGCCTATCTTTTCTCCGGCACTCGTGGTGTCGGTAAAACTACCATTGCCCGCTTGCTGGCAAAAGGCCTGAACTGTGAACAGGGGATCACTGCTACCCCTTGCGGGCAGTGTGAAAATTGCCGGGAAATTGAGCAGGGCCGGTTTGTCGATCTGATTGAAATCGATGCGGCATCCCGTACCAAAGTCGAAGATACCCGCGACCTGCTGGATAACGTGCAATACGCTCCGGCCCGTGGTCGTTTTAAAGTGTATCTGATCGATGAAGTTCACATGTTATCGCGCCATAGTTTCAACGCATTACTGAAAACACTGGAAGAACCGCCGGAACATGTGAAATTTTTGCTGGCGACGACTGACCCGCAAAAATTACCAGTGACCATTCTTTCCCGTTGCCTGCAGTTTCATCTGAAGGCGCTGGATGTAGAACAGATTAGCCAGCAGTTAACACGGATACTTAACAGCGAAAATATCAGTGCCGAACCCCGGGCCTTGCAGCTACTGGCTCGTGCGGCAGACGGCAGCCTGCGCGACGGTTTAAGCCTGACTGATCAGGCGATTGCCATGGGGCAAGGGGCCGTGACCACCGAAACGGTAGCCGGAATGTTGGGGACTCTTGACAGCAGTCAGCCCCTGGCATTGATTGAGGCACTGTCCGCCGGTCAGGGGGAGTCCGTGATGACTCTGTTACAGCAAGCCGCTGCCCGGGGAGTGGAATGGGAAGCCCTGCTGGTGGAGATGTTGCGCCTGTTGCATTGCGTAGCCATGCTGCAGTTATTGCCTGGTTCACTGAATGAAGAGTTTATTACCAGTGAGCAGCAACTACGGGAACTGGCAAGAAAACTGCCTCCTGAAGAAGTTCAGCTCTACTACCAGACACTGCTGATGGGCAGAAAAGAGCTCTCGCTGGCGCCTGATCCTCGCATGGGAGTTGAGATGACCCTGCTGCGGGCTCTGGCGTTTCATCCGCTGGCCGTTATTGAAACAGCTCCGTCGGTAGTGCCTGCCGGAGTCCCGGCGGCGATGGTTCAGCCAGTAGCAGTTGCGCCAGCACCGGCACCTGCGGCAATCAGTCCGGCGCCATCGGAGGCCCCGTCGGAACCTCCTCCGTCCATCACGGGTACTACCAGCCAGTTATTACAGGCACGAACAGAACTGCTACGCCGGGGAGCCAGCGGCACAAAAAAGACTGAGCCGGCGGTGCAAACCGCGCAGCCGGCGCAGAATGCTTTGCAGCGACTTGCAGCAGTGACTGAGCGGGGGAGTAAAGCCCGCTCCGCACAAAGTGATGCGAACGGCCAGCCTGAAAAAAAGGAACGTTATCGCTGGAAAACACAGCTACCGGAAGCGGAAGTTGTGCAGCCGGTGACAACACCTAAGGCGTTACGTACTGCGCTGGAGCATGAAAAAACACCGGAACTGGCGGCCAGACTGGCCGAAGAAGCTCAGCAACGTGATCCCTGGGCTGCGGAAATTGCGCAGCTGAATTTGCCAAAACTGGTGCAGCAACTGGCGCTAAATGCCTGGAAGCAGCAACAGGGGAGCAGTGTTTGTCTGCACCTTCGTCCGGCGCAGGGACACCTGAATTCGCCTTCGGCGCGTAAAGTGTTGGCGGAAGTTTTGTCGGCGCAAGCAGGCGAAACAGTTGAACTGACCATCGAGGCAGATGATAATCCCGCTGTACTGACACCACTCGAATGGCGTCAGGCTATTTATGAAGAAAAGCTGAGCCAGGCGCGTCAGTCTATGGTTAATGATCCTTATATCCGGACATTGCAGAAATTATTTGATGCGGATCTGGATGAAGAAAGCATCCGACCCGTGTAA
- the ykgO gene encoding type B 50S ribosomal protein L36 produces MQVLSSLKSAKQRHPDCKLVRRHGRVYVICKSNPRFKAVQGRKKKR; encoded by the coding sequence ATGCAGGTGCTCAGTTCACTTAAATCTGCGAAACAGCGCCATCCCGACTGCAAGCTGGTTCGTCGTCATGGCCGGGTATATGTAATCTGTAAATCGAATCCACGCTTCAAAGCGGTTCAGGGCAGAAAAAAGAAACGCTAA
- a CDS encoding type B 50S ribosomal protein L31, with the protein MKPEIHPYYRPVVFHDTTANEYFKVGSTIKTDRTIEYQGETFPYVTLDVSSVSHSFYTGKQKSISKDSSAARFQQRYGRFLGNKTGE; encoded by the coding sequence ATGAAACCGGAAATTCATCCTTACTACCGACCTGTGGTTTTTCACGATACAACCGCAAATGAATATTTCAAAGTCGGTTCAACCATCAAAACTGACCGGACCATTGAGTATCAGGGAGAAACTTTCCCGTATGTCACATTAGATGTTTCTTCTGTGTCTCACAGCTTTTATACCGGCAAACAGAAATCCATTTCTAAAGACAGTAGTGCGGCCAGATTCCAGCAACGGTATGGCCGTTTTCTGGGAAATAAAACAGGAGAATAA
- the tomB gene encoding Hha toxicity modulator TomB, translating into MDEYSPKRYDVAQLKFLCENLFDESIATLNVQQACWINDPASAENLQLHELIEHIAAFSILYKLKHSEDEQLIKQVDKYLDDTFTLFSGYTVNKQDFSFWKTSSNQLFRLFFEASPCETNGHSFTH; encoded by the coding sequence ATGGATGAATACTCACCTAAACGGTATGATGTGGCGCAGTTGAAGTTTCTGTGTGAAAATCTGTTTGATGAAAGTATCGCGACCCTCAACGTACAGCAGGCTTGCTGGATAAATGACCCTGCTTCAGCAGAAAACCTGCAACTGCACGAACTGATTGAACACATTGCAGCTTTCAGTATTCTCTATAAATTAAAACATAGCGAAGACGAACAACTGATTAAACAGGTTGATAAATATCTTGACGACACATTTACATTATTCAGTGGTTACACTGTAAATAAACAGGACTTTAGTTTCTGGAAAACATCGTCAAACCAGTTATTTAGATTATTTTTTGAGGCAAGTCCCTGTGAGACAAATGGACACAGCTTCACACATTAG
- the recR gene encoding recombination mediator RecR, with the protein MQTSPLLESLMESLRCLPGVGPKSAQRMAFHLLQRDRSGGMRLAQALTRAMSEIGHCSHCRTFTEQEMCTICANPRRQQNGIICVVESPADIHAVEQTGQFSGRYFVLMGHLSPLDGIGPGDIGLDILEQRLQTETITEVILATNPTIEGEATANYIADLCRQYSVEASRIAHGVPVGGELEMVDGTTLSHSLAGRQKFKY; encoded by the coding sequence ATGCAGACAAGCCCGCTGCTGGAATCTCTGATGGAATCGCTGCGTTGTCTGCCCGGTGTCGGGCCTAAGTCAGCGCAGCGCATGGCCTTTCATTTGCTGCAACGGGATCGTAGTGGCGGGATGCGTCTGGCACAGGCGCTGACCCGCGCGATGTCGGAAATTGGTCACTGCTCTCATTGTCGGACCTTTACAGAACAGGAAATGTGTACCATCTGTGCGAATCCAAGACGCCAGCAGAATGGTATTATTTGCGTTGTAGAGAGTCCTGCAGATATTCACGCAGTTGAGCAGACCGGGCAGTTTTCAGGCCGCTACTTTGTACTGATGGGGCATCTGTCGCCATTAGACGGTATCGGGCCGGGCGACATTGGCCTGGATATTCTGGAACAGCGACTACAAACCGAAACCATCACTGAAGTGATTCTGGCAACTAATCCGACTATCGAAGGTGAAGCGACCGCGAATTATATCGCTGATCTTTGCCGCCAGTACTCCGTGGAGGCCAGCCGCATCGCACATGGTGTTCCTGTGGGCGGAGAACTGGAAATGGTGGATGGTACAACACTGTCGCATTCGCTCGCCGGGCGTCAAAAGTTTAAATATTAA
- a CDS encoding efflux RND transporter periplasmic adaptor subunit, whose product MKKNRGLSPLAAILMLSGSVALTGCDNNKTQASGQQQAPQVGVVTLQTAPLKIITELPGRTSAFRVAEVRPQVSGIILRRNFVEGSDIKAGESLYQIDPATYQAAYDSALGDLAKAQANARIAELTVRRYKPLMGTKYISQQDYDTAVATAAQDNAAVQSAKASVETARINLAYTKVSSPISGRIGKSSVTEGALVQSAQTTALATVQQLDPLYVDVTQSSDEFLRLKSEMASGKLQQVNGKAQVSVVLDNGATFSQTGTLEFSDVTVDETTGSITLRAIVPNPDHTLLPGMFVRARLDEGTNPNALLVPQQAITRTPTGQATAMVVGADNKVEVRIVTADQAIGDKWLVTKGLSAGDKVITVGLQRAKPGAQVTPEEVKPDADSQANSNAQ is encoded by the coding sequence ATGAAAAAAAACAGAGGATTGTCACCTCTGGCGGCCATCCTGATGTTATCCGGGAGCGTAGCTCTTACCGGGTGTGATAATAATAAAACACAGGCATCCGGACAGCAGCAGGCTCCACAGGTTGGTGTGGTGACGTTACAAACCGCTCCGCTAAAAATCATCACAGAGTTACCTGGCCGTACTTCAGCTTTTCGGGTGGCAGAAGTCCGACCGCAGGTTTCCGGAATTATTCTTAGAAGAAACTTTGTCGAAGGGAGTGATATTAAAGCAGGTGAGTCATTGTATCAGATTGACCCTGCAACCTATCAGGCCGCTTATGACAGTGCTTTGGGCGATTTAGCCAAGGCACAAGCCAATGCACGTATCGCTGAGTTAACCGTACGTCGTTATAAACCGTTGATGGGTACCAAATATATCAGTCAGCAGGATTATGACACCGCTGTGGCTACCGCAGCGCAGGATAATGCGGCTGTTCAGTCAGCAAAAGCCAGTGTAGAAACCGCCAGAATTAACCTGGCTTACACCAAAGTCAGTTCACCTATTTCCGGGCGTATCGGTAAGTCATCCGTGACCGAAGGTGCACTGGTGCAAAGTGCGCAGACCACTGCTCTGGCAACCGTTCAACAGTTAGATCCGCTGTATGTCGATGTGACCCAGTCAAGCGATGAATTTCTGCGGCTGAAATCTGAGATGGCTTCTGGAAAATTACAACAGGTGAACGGCAAAGCTCAGGTGTCTGTTGTACTGGATAACGGTGCAACATTCAGCCAGACCGGTACCCTGGAGTTCTCTGACGTTACCGTAGATGAAACCACCGGTTCTATCACTCTGCGGGCAATTGTCCCTAACCCTGACCATACATTGCTGCCAGGTATGTTCGTGCGTGCCCGACTGGATGAGGGAACAAACCCTAATGCCTTGCTGGTGCCTCAACAAGCCATTACCCGTACCCCTACCGGCCAGGCAACAGCCATGGTTGTTGGTGCAGATAATAAAGTTGAAGTGCGCATTGTCACAGCTGATCAGGCTATCGGTGATAAATGGCTGGTCACTAAAGGGCTGAGTGCCGGAGATAAAGTGATTACTGTTGGTCTGCAACGCGCTAAACCAGGCGCCCAGGTTACTCCTGAAGAAGTAAAACCTGATGCAGACAGCCAGGCAAACAGCAATGCACAGTAA